A DNA window from Purpureocillium takamizusanense chromosome 9, complete sequence contains the following coding sequences:
- a CDS encoding uncharacterized protein (EggNog:ENOG503P7EA~SECRETED:SignalP(1-19~SECRETED:cutsite=ALA-QN~SECRETED:prob=0.9111)) — MTLSSLLASALLAATTALAQNEYARVPLDEPLNWVAGPSLFPVNVIAGYNAELAAYDRESWANHVLEQCSTFSDCTSTISFSAINSGTPKTRFWFGYVFRGGPTTQANYERRAGVLGSVAYSIVE; from the exons ATGACTCTCTCCTCGctcctcgccagcgccctACTCGCTGCCACGACAGCTCTTGCTCAGAACGAATACGCCCGTGTACCCCTTGACGAGCCACTCAACTGGGTCGCCGGCCCCAGTCTCTTCCCAGTCAATGTTATCGCCGGTTATAACGCTGAACTCGCGGCGTACGACCGCGAGTCCTGGGCCAACCACGTCCTAGAACAGTGCTCTACGTTTTCCGATTGCACGTCCACAATCTCCTTCTCGG CCATCAACAGCGGCACCCCCAAGACGCGCTTCTGGTTCGGCTATgtcttccgcggcggcccaacCACCCAGGCCAACTATGAGAGGCGCGCTGGCGTCCTGGGCTCTGTCGCTTATTCTATCGTCGAATAG